The Streptomyces capitiformicae genome contains the following window.
CGCGTACGTCGACGCGAGCCTCTACGACCCGGAGAACATCCTGGAGGCCGCGGCCAGAACCCTGGACCTGACCCGGCCCACGGCTCTCATCCTCAGCGGCATCCTCGGCCACGTCGCCGACTACGACGAGGCCCGCTCGATCGTCCAGCACCTGATGTCCGGCCTCCCCTCGGGCAGCTACCTCTCGATCAACGAGGGCTCCCGGGGCACCGACCCCGACTACGAGCGCGCCCAGGACGCCTACAACGAGACCGGCGCCGTCCCCTACTTCCTCCGCCCCGTCGACCAGATCACCGGCTACTTCGACGGCCTGGACCTGATCGACCCGGGCGTCGTGTCCGTCCCGCTCTGGCGCCCGGACGGCACGGAGGAGACCGAACCGAAGCCGATCGGCCAACACGGCGGCCTGGGCCGCAAGCCGTGACCACCGGGCGGGGCGGGCTCCGTTCCGCCGCCCCGCCCCGCCTCGCCCGGCCTGCCCTGCTCCCCCACGCCCCGAGGAGAACGAAACCCGATGCCCCGCGCCGCAGACGGTCCGGACCTCAAACAGCGTCTCGTCACCACCTTCCAACGCTGCGTCGCGAACCCGGTGCTCCGCCGCGTACCGCTCCACACGCTCCTGGAGACCACGGGCCGCAAGTCCGGCCTGCCGCGCCGGACCCCGCTGGGCGGGCGCCGGGTCGGTGACTCCTTCTGGCTGGTCTCGGAGTTCGGCGAGAAGTCCCAGTACGTACGGAACATCCGGGCCGACCCGAGAGTCCGCGTCCGTATCCGGGGCCGCTGGCACGAGGGAACGGCACATGTACTGCCGGACGACGACCCGATCGCCCGCCTGCGCACCCTGCCCAGGATGAACAGCGCGGGGGTACGGGCGCTGGGGTCGAGGTCGGGGTTGCTGACGATCCGGGTGGACCTACGGACAAGGGACTGAGGGTCAAGGAGGGTCAAGGAGGGTCAAGGAGGGTCTCAAGCCGGAAGCGGCCGACGGGCGACGAACACGAACTCCTTGCCGCCCCGGTCAGGAGCGTCACACACCTCCTCCAGCGCATACCCCGCGGCGGCCAGATCCACCTCGATCTCACCCCGCTCGCGGAACCTGAGCGTGGAGTCGGACGTCAACTCGCCGTCGGCGAAGACGTAATGCCAGCGGAACGTGACGAGTGGACCGTCGACCTCGATCAACTCCACCCACCTCTCGACCGCGCCGACTCCCGCGCAACACGCCCTAGTTGTATTGCCCTGAGAGGTTAGGGACGCGGCTGGCTGGTGGTTGGCCCTTGAGCGCGGTGTGTCCGCGGTGGTGATTGTAGGTGTGCAGCCAGCCACCGGGCGGGCGTACGCCCACTCGTCGAGCAGGGTGCGGTGAAGCGTTCGACCTTGCCGTTCGTCTGCGGCCGGTAGGCGCGGGTTCGTTTGTGCGGGACCTGGCGGCACCGGCCGCACGGGGGAACAACCCCGCGGTCGCGGTCGCCCACGGCTGGTAGGCGTTCACCGCGGTGACGATCCGGCCGTCCTGGGCGCGGGCCGCTGCTGCCATGGTGTGGTTGTCGCCCCGGCAGCGCCTGCGCGCGACGTGGGCCGCGGCCTGAAGGCGGCGTGGCCACCCACGGCACGTCCTCCGGGGCATGGCCGACGAGTACCGCGTCCGACCCGGACCGCTCCCCGCTCACCCCGGCCAGACGATCGCCTGTACCTCGCTGTACGCGTGCAGCGCGTACGAGCCCACGTCTCGGCCCACTCCGCTCTTCTTGAAACCACCGAAGGGGGCCTCCATGTTGCGGCCGACGGTGTTCACCCCCACCCCGCCCGTTCGCAGGCGGCGGGCGACGCGGAAGGCTCGGGACACGTCTCCCGACCAGACGTAGTCGATGAGGCCGTAGTCGGTGGCGTTGGCCAGGGTCACCGCCTCGTCCTCGTCGTCGAAGGGGAGGGCGACGACCACCGGGCCGAAGATCTCCTCCCGGACCACCCTCATGTCGGGGGTGCAGTCGGCGAGGAGGGTGGGGGTCACGTAGAAGCCATGGTCCAGCGGCGGGCGTTCGCCGCCGGTCACCAGCCGGGCGCCCTCCTTGCGGCCGAGTTCGACGTACGACTCGACGCGGTCCCGGTGGGCCGACGAGATCACCGGGCCCACCACGGTGCCCCGCTCCCGCGGGTCGCCCACCGGCAATCGCCTCGCGTACTCCGCCAGTTGGGTCACCAGTTCGTCGTACACGCCCCGCTGCGCGATCACCCGTGTCGGGGCCGTGCAGATCTGGCCGCTGTAGAAGGAGAAGGTGGTGCCGATAGCGGCCACCGCGGACGTCAGGTCCGCGTCGTCGAAGACGATCGCCGCGCCTTTTCCGCCCAGTTCCATCAGCTGGCGCTTCATGCCGCGGCCGCAGACCTCCGCGATGCGTCGCCCGACCGCCGTGGAGCCCGTGAAGCTCACCATGTCCACGTCGGCCGAGTCCACCGCCGCCTCGCCGGCCTCCACCCCCGAGCCGCTCACCACGTTCACCACGCCCGGCGGTACGCCCGCCGCCTCCAGGGCCTCGGCCATGCGGTAGACGGAGAGGGGGTCCTGGGGGGCGGGTTTCACCACGACCGTGTTGCCCATGGCGAGGGCGGGGGCGATCTTGCCGGCCGGGTTGGCCCAGGGGTTGTTGTAGGAGGTGATGCAGGTGACCACGCCCACCGGCTGGCGGATGGCCAGGGCGCCCATCACCGCCGCCCTGCCGAACGGGCCCGCCTCGTTGATCTGGGGAGCGATCGGCTCCTCCGTCGGCTCCACGCGCGCGTACCGCTGGAAACGGGCCGCGCCGATCCCCACCTGCATCCCGCGCGCCGTCCCGGTCGTGGCCCCGGTCTCGGCCTGGGCGAGTTCGGCGTACGGGACGAGGTGGCGTCGTATCAGGTCGGCGGCCTTCGCCAGTACGGCCGCCCGTTCCTCCGGTCGGGTCCGTGACCACGGCCCGAAGGCCTCGCGGGCCGCGGCGGCGGCCGCGTGCACCTGCTCCCGCGAGGCCTCCGGGGCCAGTCCGACGACCGTCTCGGTCGCCGGATCGGTCACCTCGTAGTACCCACCGTCGGGCTCCACCCAGGAGCCGCCGATGAACAGCCGCTGCGCCCGCGCCGCCCCACTCACCTCGTACTCACCGTCCGCGTGTCCCGCCCCGACCGCAGCACCTTCCCGGGTACCGCCCCGGTCACCACGTCGTCCCGTATCGCCTCGACGCCGTTGACCCACACCGCCCGTACGCCGATGGCCTTGGAGTCCAGCCGCGGGCTGTCACCCGGCAGGTCGTGCACCAGGGTGGCCTTGCCGGCGTCGACGCGCTCCGGGTCGAAGAGGACGAGGTCCGCGTGCCAGCCCTCCCGCACCTGCCCCCTCTCGCGCAGGCCGAACAGCCGTGCCGGGTCGTCGGTCAGCATCTTCACCGCCTGTTCGAGCCCGACGAGCCCCCGGCCGCGCAGACAGTCGCCGATGAACCGGGTCGTGTACGGGGCTCCGCACATACGGTCCAGATGGGCGCCCGCGTCGGAGCCGCCCAGCATGACGTCCTCGTGCTGCCAGGTCTCGGCGCGCAGCGCCCAGCTCGCCGGGTCGTTGTCCGTCGGCATGGGCCACAGGACCGTACGGAGGTTGTCGGCCGCGCAGATCTCCACCAGGCACTCGAACGGGTCCTGCCCCCGCTCCGCCGCGATGTCCTGCACGACCCGCCCGGTCAGGCCCTCGTTCGCCTCGCTGTACGTGTCCCCGATGACGTACCGCCCGAAGTTGGCGAGGCGGCGGAAGACACCGGCCTCCTTGGAGTCGGCCCTGCGCAGCATCTCGGCACGGACCTCCGGATCCCGCAGCCGCTCGATCCGCTCGGGCACCGGCAGCCCCAGGACCGGCCCCCACCCGGGGATGAGATTCAGCGCGCAGAAGGTACCGAGCGACATGTTCATGGGGGTGAGGATCGGCATGGTCAGGGCCACCACCCGGCCCCCGGCCTTCCGCGCCCGCTCGCTCGCCTCCAGCTGCCGGGGCACGCGCTCGGGGACCGCCGAGTCGATGGTCAGTACGTTCCAGTTGAGCGGCCGCCCCGCCACCGCGCTCATCTCCACGAAGAGGTCGATCTCCTCGTCGCTGAACTGATCCAGACACCCCGCGACGATCGCCTCGATCTGCGTCCCCTCGTGCTCACCCACGGCCCGGGCGAGCGCGATCAACTCGTCGGCCTTGGCGTGACGCGAGGCGACCGGCTTCCCGTCGCCGTCG
Protein-coding sequences here:
- a CDS encoding aldehyde dehydrogenase family protein, whose protein sequence is MSGAARAQRLFIGGSWVEPDGGYYEVTDPATETVVGLAPEASREQVHAAAAAAREAFGPWSRTRPEERAAVLAKAADLIRRHLVPYAELAQAETGATTGTARGMQVGIGAARFQRYARVEPTEEPIAPQINEAGPFGRAAVMGALAIRQPVGVVTCITSYNNPWANPAGKIAPALAMGNTVVVKPAPQDPLSVYRMAEALEAAGVPPGVVNVVSGSGVEAGEAAVDSADVDMVSFTGSTAVGRRIAEVCGRGMKRQLMELGGKGAAIVFDDADLTSAVAAIGTTFSFYSGQICTAPTRVIAQRGVYDELVTQLAEYARRLPVGDPRERGTVVGPVISSAHRDRVESYVELGRKEGARLVTGGERPPLDHGFYVTPTLLADCTPDMRVVREEIFGPVVVALPFDDEDEAVTLANATDYGLIDYVWSGDVSRAFRVARRLRTGGVGVNTVGRNMEAPFGGFKKSGVGRDVGSYALHAYSEVQAIVWPG
- a CDS encoding nitroreductase/quinone reductase family protein codes for the protein MPRAADGPDLKQRLVTTFQRCVANPVLRRVPLHTLLETTGRKSGLPRRTPLGGRRVGDSFWLVSEFGEKSQYVRNIRADPRVRVRIRGRWHEGTAHVLPDDDPIARLRTLPRMNSAGVRALGSRSGLLTIRVDLRTRD
- a CDS encoding N-acyl-D-amino-acid deacylase family protein, giving the protein MLDHVIKGATVVDGTGAPAYIADVGIRDGRIAVIGSDVTEEARTSEDAAGLVLAPGFVDPHTHYDAQLFWDPYATPSLNHGVTTVAGGNCGFTLAPLNPSRPEDADYTRRMMSKVEGMSLVALEEGAPWSWHGFGEYLDALEGRIAVNAGFMVGHCALRRYVMGPDAIGGQPSEGQLRDMLRLFHEAMEAGAWGLSTTQSSTHSDGDGKPVASRHAKADELIALARAVGEHEGTQIEAIVAGCLDQFSDEEIDLFVEMSAVAGRPLNWNVLTIDSAVPERVPRQLEASERARKAGGRVVALTMPILTPMNMSLGTFCALNLIPGWGPVLGLPVPERIERLRDPEVRAEMLRRADSKEAGVFRRLANFGRYVIGDTYSEANEGLTGRVVQDIAAERGQDPFECLVEICAADNLRTVLWPMPTDNDPASWALRAETWQHEDVMLGGSDAGAHLDRMCGAPYTTRFIGDCLRGRGLVGLEQAVKMLTDDPARLFGLRERGQVREGWHADLVLFDPERVDAGKATLVHDLPGDSPRLDSKAIGVRAVWVNGVEAIRDDVVTGAVPGKVLRSGRDTRTVSTR
- a CDS encoding SAM-dependent methyltransferase — translated: MTDHATTPEPAAKEKVDTSVPASARIWNYWLGGKDNYPVDEAAGDAYAGAFPGIVTIARGSRAFLRRSIRHLVEVEGVRQFLDVGTGLPTADNTHQVAQRSAPDARIVYVDNDPMVLAHARALLYSSAEGATAYVDASLYDPENILEAAARTLDLTRPTALILSGILGHVADYDEARSIVQHLMSGLPSGSYLSINEGSRGTDPDYERAQDAYNETGAVPYFLRPVDQITGYFDGLDLIDPGVVSVPLWRPDGTEETEPKPIGQHGGLGRKP